Proteins from one Shewanella pealeana ATCC 700345 genomic window:
- a CDS encoding A24 family peptidase, whose product MADNQLLFQVVTAGVFFVLAITFDLVREKIPNWLCLIAIFCGFLINSYFAQLNGLMLSFIGFSLAFIILFPTFMFKILGAGDIKLMMGIGALIGPQLLVWSIAYAIIAGAITSLLLVIWKSGLSGCFKTVRRYWDCFYLRTYFKPEEGEAAGQRVPYAPALAIGWLWACSLNPDITYLYSTISYSLFS is encoded by the coding sequence ATGGCTGATAATCAATTGCTATTTCAAGTCGTCACCGCTGGAGTATTTTTTGTTTTAGCGATTACCTTTGATTTAGTCAGAGAAAAAATACCAAATTGGTTGTGCTTAATTGCTATTTTTTGCGGGTTTTTAATTAATAGTTATTTTGCTCAATTAAATGGACTTATGCTGTCTTTTATCGGTTTTAGCCTCGCATTTATTATCTTGTTTCCGACCTTTATGTTCAAAATTCTAGGCGCGGGAGACATTAAACTTATGATGGGAATAGGCGCATTAATTGGGCCACAATTATTAGTTTGGAGTATTGCATACGCCATTATTGCTGGTGCAATAACAAGTTTATTACTAGTGATATGGAAATCAGGTCTAAGCGGTTGTTTCAAAACGGTACGACGTTATTGGGATTGCTTTTATTTGAGAACCTATTTTAAACCTGAAGAGGGGGAGGCTGCAGGACAAAGGGTTCCCTATGCCCCAGCTCTCGCAATTGGGTGGTTATGGGCCTGTTCTCTAAATCCAGATATTACATACTTATACTCAACTATCAGTTACTCTTTATTTTCGTAG
- a CDS encoding Flp family type IVb pilin: MDIKVLLKEFVEDESGLTAVEYAIAGGLVVGGMIAAFNTLGTNATDKIDCLASAVNGNSADCTTTTP; the protein is encoded by the coding sequence ATGGATATCAAAGTTTTATTAAAAGAGTTTGTAGAGGATGAAAGTGGCTTAACTGCAGTTGAGTATGCAATCGCGGGAGGCTTAGTTGTTGGTGGCATGATTGCAGCATTTAATACCTTAGGAACAAACGCAACGGATAAAATTGATTGTTTAGCTTCAGCTGTAAATGGTAACTCAGCTGATTGTACAACAACAACCCCTTAA
- a CDS encoding type II and III secretion system protein family protein: MSFLRHCSIVCLLALLQLSTAYAGGPTAGARNDVQLIPIFKSRVLMLKGPVHRVSVGNPSIADIKLLPNDELYILGKQLGSTNVMIWDKNEQLARIMDIEVTHDLNGLKTRLYQFLPTEKLGVQTSQGQLLLSGQASNLQKMNTAVELAQGYAEAAAGGQAPSKVLNMMTIGGDHQVMLEVVVAEVQRNVARQFDSKFFIFNQGSNLSGGLVGGGGGFDPGSIGGIDAKGLFAQYINGDLMMNFALDIAKQNGLAKVLAEPNVTAMSGQSAEFLSGGEFPIPVPGENGNTTIEYRDYGVGVKFVPTVLDSGQINLNLNVVVSEISTANGFAISGNTSTTLVVPSLVKRSTATTVELADGQTIAISGLISDTLRENIDKLPGLGDVPVLGQLFTSKSFQSGQSELVILVTPRLVRAFNRKDISLPTDGFVLPSDVEFYLLGKLSHKENSDDSSDTPYEPAESDTQLDDTGTQQKYGHSL, from the coding sequence ATGTCATTCCTTCGCCACTGTTCAATTGTTTGTTTATTGGCATTATTACAGCTATCAACCGCTTATGCAGGAGGACCAACGGCAGGAGCTAGAAATGATGTCCAATTGATCCCGATTTTTAAATCAAGAGTATTAATGCTGAAGGGACCTGTACATAGAGTGTCAGTAGGTAATCCAAGTATTGCCGATATAAAACTTCTTCCAAATGACGAGCTTTATATTTTGGGTAAACAGCTAGGCAGCACAAATGTCATGATATGGGATAAAAATGAGCAACTAGCAAGAATAATGGATATTGAGGTGACCCATGATTTAAATGGTTTAAAGACTAGGTTATATCAGTTCCTTCCTACTGAGAAATTAGGTGTGCAGACTTCTCAAGGACAATTGCTATTAAGCGGGCAAGCATCAAACTTACAAAAAATGAATACTGCGGTGGAGTTAGCCCAAGGTTATGCCGAAGCGGCAGCTGGAGGACAAGCTCCGAGTAAAGTGCTTAATATGATGACCATTGGAGGCGACCATCAAGTCATGTTGGAAGTGGTCGTTGCAGAGGTACAAAGAAATGTAGCGAGGCAATTTGACTCCAAGTTCTTTATCTTCAATCAAGGCTCAAATTTATCTGGTGGTCTTGTTGGAGGAGGTGGAGGTTTTGATCCTGGCAGCATTGGTGGAATAGATGCTAAGGGCTTATTTGCACAATATATTAACGGCGATTTAATGATGAATTTTGCGCTCGATATCGCTAAACAGAACGGATTAGCAAAAGTATTAGCTGAGCCGAATGTTACGGCTATGAGCGGCCAGTCTGCAGAGTTTCTCTCTGGTGGCGAATTTCCTATTCCAGTCCCTGGTGAAAATGGCAATACAACCATTGAATACAGAGACTATGGTGTCGGTGTTAAATTTGTACCGACAGTTCTCGACTCTGGTCAGATAAATTTAAACTTAAATGTAGTGGTCAGTGAAATTAGCACAGCAAATGGCTTTGCCATTTCAGGCAATACATCTACTACATTAGTTGTACCATCACTCGTAAAACGGAGCACAGCAACGACTGTCGAGTTGGCTGATGGTCAAACGATTGCTATCAGTGGTTTGATCAGTGACACATTGAGAGAAAATATTGATAAATTACCTGGCTTAGGGGATGTCCCGGTTCTAGGACAGTTATTTACTAGCAAAAGCTTTCAAAGTGGACAAAGTGAGTTAGTTATTTTAGTAACACCTAGACTCGTAAGGGCTTTCAATCGAAAAGATATCTCCTTGCCCACAGATGGTTTTGTTCTTCCATCAGATGTTGAGTTTTACTTGTTAGGTAAGCTGTCCCATAAAGAAAACTCTGATGACAGTAGTGATACTCCTTATGAACCTGCCGAATCAGATACGCAATTAGATGATACAGGCACTCAGCAAAAATATGGTCATTCACTTTAA
- a CDS encoding TadE/TadG family type IV pilus assembly protein: MLNLLSSNKQKGLAAVEFTLLVPFFLFLIFAVAELGRGLYQYSQLTRMIRDAGRHLSQSIITTRNGVPSDLIDQNCDNCISDTLNILMYGANTGTSKLLSGIEITDISISEFPIDSGILVISVDYNWTPIFFDKLSGFGFNNDAIDLGFSLNSTYAVRAI, from the coding sequence ATGTTAAATTTATTAAGCAGTAACAAACAAAAAGGCCTTGCTGCAGTTGAGTTTACGCTGCTGGTTCCATTTTTTTTGTTTCTGATATTTGCTGTAGCAGAGTTAGGTCGCGGGCTTTACCAATATAGTCAGCTGACCAGAATGATTCGAGATGCTGGTAGGCACTTATCTCAATCCATAATAACAACAAGAAACGGAGTGCCGTCTGATTTAATTGATCAGAACTGTGACAACTGTATTTCAGATACCTTAAATATCTTAATGTACGGCGCTAATACAGGCACTTCAAAGTTACTATCTGGGATTGAGATCACTGATATTTCAATTTCTGAGTTTCCGATTGATAGTGGGATCTTAGTGATCTCCGTTGACTATAATTGGACACCAATCTTTTTCGATAAGCTTTCAGGTTTTGGCTTCAATAATGACGCTATTGATCTAGGCTTTAGCCTTAACTCGACCTATGCAGTGAGGGCAATATGA
- a CDS encoding AAA family ATPase → MNIPREEQAHESTSSTAPGLQMEPQLAPRPKTIKETGVSESLLLDLVTKHLLSAGVLTREQLVNLIGVTGGIIQQLLDTAKSLAWVENRQTTSDGQMRYALSAGGEIHAKLALSRNGYLGLAPVPLKQYSDICQKQSSRSKAITFEMLERGLSALVLPKDLLFKIGPAMNSSRPVLIYGPPGTGKSYLCRHLNLTLGDSVLIPYAIAIGNEVIQVYDPELHHKVDEGGKGNSLNLSEGHDPRWLKCERPLRITGGELTAEMLEVQFDSHSRTYMAPLQLKANNGILLLDDLGRQKISAKQLFNRWIIPMEERRDFLSLQSGEHFEIPFELILLFSTNLDPKELVDEAFLRRLGYKIHFDALDEELYKKIWFQVCEDLGLSCTEEVFQYLLVEYHKRYKKPLIPCYPRDLLGIMSDQISFMEFEPVVTPSLVDSSWSIYFV, encoded by the coding sequence ATGAATATACCTAGAGAAGAGCAGGCTCATGAGTCAACCTCTTCAACTGCCCCAGGCTTACAAATGGAACCTCAGCTAGCCCCGCGGCCCAAAACAATTAAAGAAACCGGAGTATCTGAATCTTTATTGCTTGACTTGGTGACTAAACATCTCTTGTCTGCAGGCGTATTAACTCGAGAGCAGCTCGTAAATTTGATTGGTGTAACAGGTGGTATTATTCAACAACTGCTGGATACTGCAAAATCCTTAGCTTGGGTTGAAAATAGACAAACAACTTCAGATGGGCAGATGCGTTATGCACTTAGTGCCGGTGGAGAGATCCATGCAAAGCTGGCTTTGTCTAGAAATGGATATTTAGGTCTAGCACCTGTTCCGTTGAAACAGTATTCGGATATTTGCCAGAAACAATCTAGCAGATCAAAGGCTATCACTTTTGAAATGCTTGAAAGGGGGTTGTCAGCGTTAGTTTTACCGAAAGATTTACTCTTTAAAATTGGTCCAGCAATGAACTCCAGTCGGCCAGTACTTATCTACGGCCCTCCAGGTACTGGAAAAAGTTACTTATGTCGTCATTTGAATTTGACATTAGGAGACAGTGTACTAATTCCCTACGCGATTGCGATAGGGAATGAAGTCATCCAAGTTTACGACCCTGAATTACACCATAAAGTTGATGAGGGAGGTAAGGGAAACAGTCTTAACTTGTCTGAGGGACATGATCCAAGATGGCTCAAGTGTGAAAGACCACTACGAATTACCGGGGGGGAGTTGACGGCTGAAATGCTAGAGGTTCAGTTCGACAGTCACAGCCGTACTTATATGGCTCCCCTTCAACTTAAAGCAAACAACGGAATTTTATTGTTAGATGATTTAGGTAGACAAAAAATCAGTGCTAAACAGCTATTTAACCGTTGGATTATTCCTATGGAAGAGCGAAGAGATTTTTTAAGTCTACAGTCTGGGGAGCATTTTGAGATCCCTTTCGAACTAATTCTATTATTTTCTACTAACCTTGATCCAAAGGAGCTAGTAGATGAAGCCTTTTTAAGACGTCTAGGTTACAAAATTCATTTCGATGCCTTAGATGAAGAACTGTATAAAAAAATTTGGTTTCAAGTCTGCGAAGATTTAGGCCTAAGTTGTACTGAAGAGGTATTTCAATACTTATTAGTTGAATACCACAAGCGATATAAGAAACCGCTAATCCCATGTTATCCCAGGGATCTGCTGGGGATTATGTCAGATCAAATTAGTTTTATGGAATTTGAACCTGTGGTTACGCCATCCTTGGTTGATTCTTCTTGGTCAATATATTTTGTATAG
- the cpaB gene encoding Flp pilus assembly protein CpaB has protein sequence MNNKTVLFVILSLVFGVTAVYLAQNWLKTNTKTEAVASTSNVMTMVTEVPLGTIIERKHLALTPVADNLIPEGAITDITEAEGFVVKHRLYQGEVLRKERITPKGEGSTLASLITPTMRAVTIRVNDVVGVAGFLLPGNRVDIINIFTTPSLKTDIVLSNVKILAIDQKASNDENKPVLVRAVTLELSLEQAETLMIAKSRGSLQLALRNPNDTAVIELADIEEANKTEKTDKEVLSQTVKVAQFARVSEASTNKVLLLKGMSEQEIKIDNN, from the coding sequence ATGAATAATAAAACCGTCTTATTTGTCATTTTGTCATTAGTGTTTGGAGTTACTGCTGTTTATCTTGCGCAGAACTGGCTGAAAACAAATACTAAAACAGAAGCAGTAGCATCAACATCCAATGTGATGACTATGGTGACAGAGGTACCTTTGGGGACAATTATAGAAAGAAAGCATCTCGCCTTAACTCCAGTGGCTGACAATTTAATCCCAGAAGGGGCTATCACGGATATTACCGAGGCAGAAGGGTTTGTGGTCAAGCATCGACTTTATCAAGGGGAGGTATTACGCAAAGAGCGAATAACTCCTAAAGGAGAGGGGAGCACATTAGCCAGTTTGATTACCCCGACAATGCGTGCTGTTACGATAAGGGTAAACGATGTTGTTGGTGTGGCTGGTTTCCTACTGCCTGGCAACAGAGTCGATATTATCAATATTTTTACAACTCCTAGTCTAAAAACGGACATTGTGCTTTCAAACGTGAAAATTCTCGCTATCGACCAAAAAGCATCGAATGATGAGAACAAACCAGTCTTAGTGCGAGCGGTAACATTAGAATTAAGCTTAGAGCAGGCTGAAACCTTGATGATTGCCAAGAGTCGAGGTTCTTTGCAGTTGGCATTAAGAAATCCCAATGACACGGCAGTTATAGAATTAGCAGATATTGAAGAAGCGAATAAAACAGAAAAGACTGATAAAGAAGTGCTTTCTCAAACTGTTAAAGTCGCACAGTTTGCCAGAGTATCTGAAGCTAGCACAAATAAGGTTTTGTTGCTTAAAGGCATGAGTGAGCAAGAGATAAAAATCGACAACAATTAA
- a CDS encoding TadE/TadG family type IV pilus assembly protein, producing MKIIKRTRGVYAVEFSIVASVFFLFLFSSIEVGRLLYTYNVLHEAARRAARIAVVCQVNTDIRSQALFNGANLVPNLTNDNLFITYLQLDGSAATDLVYGSDVRLIRAEIQNYQHQFLVPGLTHTLNSPVFSATLPRESLGVFKGGTSDCS from the coding sequence ATGAAAATAATTAAGAGGACAAGGGGGGTATACGCTGTTGAGTTTTCGATTGTAGCAAGTGTGTTTTTCCTTTTCTTATTTTCTTCTATAGAAGTTGGTAGGTTGCTATACACCTACAATGTGCTACATGAAGCTGCCCGACGTGCAGCTAGAATTGCTGTGGTATGCCAAGTCAACACGGATATACGCTCACAAGCACTCTTCAATGGGGCTAATTTAGTACCAAACCTAACTAACGATAACTTGTTTATAACTTACTTACAATTAGATGGAAGTGCTGCTACAGATTTAGTGTATGGCAGTGATGTTCGCTTAATTAGAGCTGAAATACAAAACTATCAGCATCAATTCCTAGTACCTGGTCTTACACATACACTTAATTCTCCTGTTTTTTCAGCTACATTGCCTAGAGAAAGTTTAGGCGTTTTTAAGGGAGGGACCTCTGATTGCAGTTAA
- a CDS encoding CpaF family protein: MEIRQESNRIQDFQPLTQDEQDIKVALYDKLLSVMDLSLIETVSKEQARIQISEICEQILNGLNLPINLSTRKRLVGLIIDEVLGLGPLETLLADPSISDILVNSYDRVYVERKGKLEAVNIKFHSNSHLLNIIDRIVSSVGRRIDESSPMVDARLADGSRVNAIIPPLALDGPSLSIRRFAVDKLNAGQLIEIGSVTEAMIELLKGGVKGKLNILVSGGTGSGKTTLLNMLSGFIPSDERIVTIEDSAELQLQQPHTVRLETRPQNIEGKGEVSQRDLVKNCLRMRPDRIVIGEVRGGEALDMLTAMNTGHEGSLTTLHANSPRDALGRLEYMVCMAGFDMPVSNIRTQVASAIDMVVQLERQEDGRRRLTSIQEINGMEGDIITMSEIFRFTRKGLDEEGMIIGEFEATGVIPSFHAKLKQHGIELPYHLFNCGDPFAEF, translated from the coding sequence ATGGAAATTAGGCAAGAAAGTAATCGAATTCAAGATTTCCAGCCATTAACTCAAGATGAGCAGGATATTAAGGTTGCCCTATACGATAAGTTATTGAGCGTAATGGATCTATCTCTTATTGAGACTGTCTCGAAGGAGCAAGCTCGAATTCAGATTAGTGAAATATGTGAGCAAATTTTAAATGGGTTGAATCTACCAATTAATCTCTCCACACGAAAGCGTCTAGTAGGCCTGATTATTGATGAAGTACTGGGACTTGGCCCCCTTGAAACCCTTCTGGCCGACCCGTCAATATCAGATATTCTGGTAAACTCCTACGACAGGGTATATGTAGAGCGAAAAGGTAAGCTAGAAGCCGTTAATATCAAATTCCACAGTAATTCACATCTTTTAAACATCATTGATAGGATTGTGTCTAGCGTAGGTCGACGAATTGATGAGTCGTCGCCTATGGTTGACGCAAGGCTCGCTGATGGTTCGCGTGTAAATGCAATTATCCCCCCTCTAGCTCTTGATGGACCCTCACTTTCAATTCGTCGATTCGCTGTAGATAAGCTAAATGCTGGGCAGCTTATTGAAATTGGTTCTGTAACAGAGGCGATGATTGAACTTCTTAAAGGGGGAGTAAAGGGTAAGTTAAATATTCTTGTCTCGGGTGGTACGGGTAGTGGTAAAACAACGTTACTGAATATGCTCTCAGGCTTTATTCCAAGTGATGAACGCATCGTTACTATTGAGGACTCCGCCGAACTACAATTACAGCAACCCCATACGGTAAGGCTAGAAACTCGTCCTCAGAATATTGAAGGGAAAGGAGAAGTTTCACAGAGAGATCTAGTGAAGAACTGCTTGAGAATGAGACCCGACCGAATAGTGATAGGTGAGGTTCGTGGTGGTGAAGCATTAGACATGCTTACGGCAATGAACACGGGTCATGAAGGGTCGTTAACAACCTTACATGCTAACAGCCCTAGAGATGCTCTTGGTCGACTCGAATATATGGTTTGTATGGCAGGTTTTGATATGCCAGTAAGCAATATTCGAACGCAGGTAGCTTCAGCAATCGATATGGTTGTTCAGCTAGAACGTCAGGAGGACGGTCGCAGAAGACTCACGAGTATACAAGAAATTAATGGCATGGAAGGGGATATTATTACCATGTCAGAAATCTTTCGTTTTACGAGAAAGGGTTTAGATGAAGAAGGAATGATTATTGGAGAATTTGAGGCGACAGGTGTCATCCCAAGCTTCCATGCAAAACTTAAGCAACATGGTATTGAGCTTCCATACCATCTTTTCAATTGTGGTGATCCATTTGCAGAATTTTAG
- a CDS encoding TadE/TadG family type IV pilus assembly protein: protein MMSKIIKGGNQRLLEKRNQSGAILVMFTIGLFSILAFAALALDGGHILLSKGRLQNAVDAAALNAAKELQQGATLFEARQAAYTILLQNLGFSENGELNNSISLSSPDFNTTQVTARLHVEFSEQPDPFNPILVEGSEYVRVRVENVNLSNFLADILNFDKKIRASAVAGRSQDLLCVNRVAPLLVCGDENSTAEDNYGLSEDLYLMKIGANQPSANGAGNFQLINLDGDNGSRAIADALSGNFSPDQCIGSGDDVDTKPGNSVGIRHGFNTMFGVWGPMSTNNEDHPRDINICEGTPVSIVEVQAKDSEGNLLFDDNGNAIMETAIDPDSMATAYRWSQYDIDNRASIPPNCATTSDPYAAALRREMAVVIGVCDPDQHGTYPVTVLGTGCFFLTQKMGTSGQDSYIVGEFLQTCSNSGQSSLDPDYEGDSSTIVLYWDPDSPDS from the coding sequence ATGATGTCCAAAATAATTAAAGGTGGAAATCAGAGGCTTTTAGAAAAGCGAAATCAATCTGGTGCAATTTTAGTGATGTTTACGATTGGGCTGTTTTCCATACTCGCTTTCGCAGCTTTGGCTTTAGATGGTGGCCATATTTTGCTTAGTAAGGGGCGCTTACAAAATGCTGTAGATGCTGCGGCTTTGAATGCGGCAAAAGAGTTACAGCAAGGAGCGACTTTGTTTGAAGCGAGACAAGCCGCTTATACCATATTACTGCAAAACCTAGGTTTTTCTGAAAATGGTGAACTCAATAATTCAATATCATTGTCTAGCCCTGATTTCAACACCACACAGGTAACAGCACGTTTACATGTGGAGTTTTCAGAACAACCTGATCCGTTCAATCCTATACTTGTAGAAGGAAGTGAGTATGTTCGAGTAAGGGTTGAAAACGTAAACCTTTCAAATTTCCTTGCAGATATCCTAAATTTTGATAAAAAAATTAGAGCATCGGCCGTTGCTGGTCGTAGTCAGGATTTATTATGTGTGAACAGAGTCGCACCACTTTTGGTTTGTGGAGACGAAAATTCTACAGCAGAAGATAACTACGGGCTATCTGAAGATCTTTACCTGATGAAAATTGGTGCAAATCAGCCTAGTGCCAATGGTGCCGGTAATTTTCAATTGATTAATTTAGATGGTGACAACGGTTCACGAGCGATAGCTGATGCATTATCAGGAAACTTCTCTCCAGATCAGTGTATAGGTTCAGGAGATGATGTAGATACTAAACCTGGTAATTCAGTTGGTATAAGACATGGTTTTAATACCATGTTTGGTGTATGGGGGCCAATGAGCACTAATAATGAAGATCATCCCAGAGATATTAATATATGTGAAGGAACTCCAGTATCTATTGTAGAAGTTCAAGCTAAAGATAGTGAAGGCAATCTTCTTTTTGATGATAATGGCAACGCCATAATGGAAACAGCGATTGATCCTGACTCGATGGCGACAGCCTATCGGTGGTCACAATATGATATCGATAATCGAGCAAGTATCCCTCCAAATTGCGCAACTACTTCAGATCCTTATGCAGCGGCTTTACGTCGAGAAATGGCAGTGGTTATTGGTGTGTGCGACCCAGATCAGCATGGTACTTATCCAGTCACTGTTTTAGGTACTGGCTGTTTCTTCTTGACACAAAAAATGGGTACCAGTGGTCAGGACTCTTATATCGTGGGTGAGTTTTTGCAAACTTGTTCTAATTCAGGACAATCATCACTAGACCCAGATTATGAAGGGGACAGTTCAACGATTGTTCTGTACTGGGATCCAGATAGCCCGGATTCATGA
- a CDS encoding type II secretion system F family protein, with protein sequence MFSNQVIFLGLVFIAVLFLSQALFLPVYSPQRANSALVRKRLKKLSEESGDITYETSLLRKSRLGKLGPIGRWLEHFQFIENLSYRLELADYKLMGHQYIMLALFSASAVAVMGWLYLGELVAAAFMFFVMLFLFNFKLNRDTSKRMDKIEESFPDALDVLRRALQAGYSFSDAIKLVTEEMDGPLAKEFSLMFANINYSKDTKRALLGFIERVPSVSAMAFASAVMVQKETGGNLAENINNLARVIRLRFTFRRRVRTLSAEGRLSAWILILLPFVLFAVIYIQTPGYVGELTGTEEGNQLLIWGAIGMFVGGMWISKLIRIDM encoded by the coding sequence ATGTTTTCTAATCAAGTTATTTTCCTCGGCCTCGTTTTTATCGCGGTACTTTTCTTGTCACAGGCTCTTTTTTTACCTGTATATAGCCCACAAAGGGCAAATAGTGCATTGGTACGTAAACGTCTTAAGAAGCTTTCAGAAGAGTCTGGAGATATAACATATGAGACGTCATTACTTCGCAAGAGTCGCTTAGGGAAACTTGGGCCAATAGGGCGTTGGTTGGAGCATTTTCAATTTATTGAAAATCTAAGTTACCGCCTTGAATTAGCAGATTACAAACTCATGGGTCATCAATATATCATGCTTGCTCTCTTTTCTGCTTCGGCAGTTGCGGTAATGGGCTGGTTATATTTAGGGGAACTGGTTGCGGCCGCATTTATGTTTTTCGTGATGCTATTTTTATTTAATTTCAAGCTAAATAGAGATACTTCTAAGCGCATGGATAAGATTGAAGAGAGCTTTCCTGATGCATTAGATGTGTTAAGGCGGGCGTTGCAAGCTGGTTATTCATTCTCTGATGCTATTAAGCTAGTGACTGAAGAGATGGATGGACCCTTGGCTAAGGAATTTAGCTTAATGTTTGCTAACATTAATTACAGTAAAGACACAAAAAGAGCGCTTTTGGGCTTCATCGAGCGTGTTCCTAGTGTATCGGCGATGGCATTCGCCAGCGCAGTCATGGTTCAAAAAGAAACCGGCGGTAATTTGGCCGAAAATATTAATAACCTAGCTAGGGTCATTCGCTTACGCTTTACTTTCAGACGAAGAGTGAGAACGCTATCTGCTGAGGGAAGACTTTCTGCCTGGATCTTAATTTTACTGCCGTTTGTATTATTTGCCGTTATCTATATCCAAACGCCTGGATACGTTGGTGAGCTAACAGGCACAGAAGAGGGGAATCAATTGCTCATCTGGGGGGCTATCGGTATGTTTGTCGGTGGCATGTGGATTAGTAAGTTAATAAGGATAGATATGTAA
- a CDS encoding AAA family ATPase — protein sequence MDKPLELCVSNNDQQIPMTYCLPFPVQAVVASNGSRTLTWLTESLNQFENLKWQSSTYEDDQLAKEKNRFNLVLLVLPSDELEAKKALSYAANFDCDIILIGFNTPQNILRLAFQYDVSDFIPSSSPLHEFFTSLEKVSDRLVKNAELAPVVAVINGKAGSGASFISASLADVASQREGSDLALLDMDLHHGTLSHILGYDAKYSICDVIETIEDLDEIALKSTMTKKGNLSLLAAKPFELLTLDQDVDFSRINELMWKYRQFYKQVILDFSRGPEDWNCNLLLSATILVVTQQNIMHLRQTKDLINQLTTRMGINSNQITLVVNRYNKNSNIKLSDIEEAIGISSINTVVNDYKLSNECVDLGKPITQVAKKHRIVTDVRSLADRFLPINNEQNKKSTSFWKRLLGN from the coding sequence ATGGATAAACCCTTAGAGCTATGTGTCTCGAATAATGACCAACAAATACCTATGACTTATTGTTTACCTTTTCCTGTGCAAGCAGTTGTTGCAAGTAATGGAAGTCGAACGCTTACTTGGCTAACGGAAAGTTTGAACCAGTTTGAAAATTTAAAATGGCAGTCGTCAACTTATGAGGATGATCAATTAGCAAAAGAAAAAAATAGGTTTAATCTAGTGTTATTAGTCTTGCCTTCAGATGAGTTGGAGGCTAAGAAAGCATTATCCTATGCGGCAAATTTTGACTGCGACATTATTTTAATCGGCTTTAATACGCCACAGAATATTCTAAGATTAGCATTTCAATATGATGTTAGTGATTTTATTCCTTCATCATCACCGTTACATGAATTTTTTACTTCTTTAGAGAAAGTTTCTGACCGACTCGTAAAGAATGCTGAGCTAGCTCCTGTGGTGGCTGTGATAAACGGCAAGGCTGGTTCTGGAGCAAGCTTTATATCCGCTAGTTTAGCCGACGTTGCCTCTCAAAGAGAAGGGAGCGATCTTGCACTCCTGGATATGGACCTTCACCACGGCACTCTTTCACATATTCTTGGCTATGACGCTAAGTATTCAATTTGTGATGTGATTGAAACTATCGAAGATCTAGATGAGATCGCGTTAAAAAGCACCATGACTAAGAAAGGAAACCTTAGCCTACTTGCTGCTAAGCCCTTCGAACTTCTTACTTTAGATCAAGATGTTGATTTTAGTCGTATTAATGAACTGATGTGGAAATACCGTCAGTTCTATAAGCAAGTTATTTTAGACTTCTCTAGAGGACCTGAAGATTGGAATTGTAATTTGTTATTGAGTGCGACAATTTTAGTTGTAACTCAACAAAATATAATGCACTTACGTCAAACCAAAGACTTGATTAATCAATTGACGACAAGGATGGGGATTAATTCAAATCAGATAACTTTGGTTGTAAATCGATATAACAAAAACTCGAATATAAAATTATCTGATATCGAAGAAGCAATTGGAATATCAAGCATAAACACAGTCGTTAATGATTATAAGTTATCGAACGAGTGTGTAGATTTAGGGAAACCGATAACTCAAGTAGCAAAAAAGCACAGAATAGTTACCGATGTACGCTCTTTAGCGGATAGGTTTTTACCGATTAATAATGAACAAAATAAAAAAAGTACAAGTTTTTGGAAGCGACTTTTAGGAAACTAA